DNA sequence from the Littorina saxatilis isolate snail1 linkage group LG9, US_GU_Lsax_2.0, whole genome shotgun sequence genome:
atctccagcaaatgtaaaccagcactcagatctgcctcaaactttgGCACCTATTGCCCCAACCAGTTtttgcttagcatgcaaagtcacaattttttttaatctaaaaccctgaattaatatgaacatttgtttagttctttccgAAAAGTAACGTAATACGACACGCTAAGAAAACACATTCGCAAAAAGCAACACAGATtttggtcagcctattggtcataatTCTGAAATTTCCAAAGCAAATCAGTAAGAACTTGAGCATATCGTCCTTGTCCGATTAAAACTTCGTAACTCGATTTTTTTACGCAATCTACTTTTTTACACCAAAATAATCTACGATTTTTTCTCGATTTTTTGGTTATTGTGGTGAAAGCCTAAGATCGCTGGAAGTCAGTTAAAAATGGGTATAAAAATACCTCGTATATATCATTTTGGCAAAACCGCGAACCAAAATTACACGTAACTTGAGTTACAAGCTTTTTTTCGTTCGCGTGTTTTTCAATTTTGGCCGATGCAAACCTCGTATGTTGACTTACAACTTTTCTAACATCTAAACACGGCGGTAAATGAACCGTTTCCGTTTAGAAAcgaggttacggtaacatatccGTACGCTCAGAGTTTAGGTAACATTAAATATTAGCGTCATTAATGAAGCTAGAAGTGCCCACATTACGTATTGTGTAGGAAAATGACAATCTACAACATCAGTTATTGTTCAaatgattgttttgtgagtacaaAAGCATAACTACAAAGAGAGATTAAGTAGTTAAAGTGTTCTGACATATCTCTTAACTATGTAATAGTTCAGTCCTGAACTTCTGATCTTATTTGTTAGCTGAAGATGTACAGGTATAtaaactactcacaaaaagttagggAACACCCttcattttcatgtgtttttgcaAATCGATGCTATTGTCAAAACTTTGCAAGCTACAACGCTgatcttacacacacgcacagagtggACTCCTGCCTTTGTTGTACAGTCTTGGTGTGCTGCACGTGCTACTCAGGCGTCAGTGGCTGAGCGTTGAAAATTGGTGAAAAGTTGGAATATGTTACCGTTTTATGCTGATTCACCATTTTTTCTATAGCGTGTTTCTGACAAAATGATGCACTGCACGTGGAAGCTTGATGCTTTGACTGTGAACACTGGTCACTGGTTACTCAATAAAAGCCAGGGCCTGGGCGGACCAGGGCACAACATCACGATGGTCGGACGACAGAAGTTAAGCCTGCTGGACAGAGGAAGAGCCATAGGGTGGTTCCAAGACGGTGTTGGCGTACGGGAGATTGCCACCACACCACAGAAGCCTTCTGGCAATCTCCCGTACGCCAACACCGTCTTGGAACCACCCTATGGCTCTTCCTCTGTCCAGCAGGCTTAACTTCTGTCGTCCGACCATCGTGATGTTGTGCCCTGGTCCGCCCAGGCCCTGGCTTTTATTGAGTAACCAGTGACCAGTTTTCACAGTCAAAGCATCAAGCTTCCACGTGCAGTGCATCATTTTGTCAGAAACACGCTATAGAAAAAATGGTGAGTCAGCATAAAACGGTAACATTTTCCAACTTTTCACCAATTTTCAACGCTCAGCCACTGACGCCCGAGTAGCACGTGCAGCACACCAAGCCTGTACAACAAAGGCAGGAGTccactctgtgcgtgtgtgtaagatcAGCGTTGTAGCTTGCAAAGTTTTGACAATAGCATCGATTtgcaaaaacacatgaaaatgaaGGGTGTTccctaactttttgtgagtagtttaTATGTCACGTACTGAAGTTGTGTTCTAGTGTCTGAATGCAGTCCGTCATGTCTGGCAGTGGGTCCTTCACACCTGCAAGCCAATTCTCTTCGCTTGAAGATCTTAGGTTGATGTGCTGTACGTGTCACTGCCTGAATAAAAGTTCTATACCATGGGATTTCGAAACAATCATAGACTATGACATCACTGTTCGTATGAACTCTGTGTTTCGTGGGTATACTGTGTCCATTATCATGGTTAGTTTCATGTGGACTGCATTGACCCAACAACTGTAAAGCATGACAAAAACTGTATCTGCTCGACTTGTTTGCATTAGGAGTCATGTTTGCTGTCTGATACAAGCTCCGCATGAGCGAGCAGGGGTCAATTGATGGTGCAGCTTTCGTTTGGAAACAAAGTCACTATCTTCCAGGAGTAATGGAAGTAGAGAAGCaaaccaaacattgtgattcaccaacccccaaaacTATGAATGCAACGTTTGCTGTGAATCCAAGTACGGAAACATCCCATAGCATGTGTGCCAGATGCACATTCAACGCAAAGACGAAGCTTGCAAACAAAAGAACATTGACAAGAGGGTTGCTAAAGAGAATGGTGATGTCCAAGTTTTCACCATGTATCTGCAGGTCGACTTGTTGGCCCCATGTATCTGCAGGTCGACTTGTTGGCCCTACGTATCTGCAGGTCGACTTGTTGGCCCTATGTATCTGCAGGTCGACTTGTTGGCCCCATGTATCTGCAGGTCGACTTGTTGGCCCTATGTATCTGCAGGTCGACTTGTTGGCCCTATGTATCTGCAGGTCGACTTGTTGGCCCCATGTATCTGCAGGTCGACTTGTTGGCCCCATGTATCTGCAGGTCGACTTGTTGGCCCTATGTATCTGCAGGTCGACTTGTTGGCCCTATGTATCTGCAGGTCGACTTGTTGGCCCCATGTATCTGCAGGTCGACTTGTTGGCCCCATGTATCTGCAGGTCGACTTGTTGGCCCCATGTATCTGCAGGTCGACTTGTTGGCCCCATGTATCTGCAGGTCGACTTGTTGGCCCTATGTATCTGCAGGTCGACTTGTTGGCCCTATGTATCTGCAGGTCGACTTGTTGGCCCTATGTATCTGCAGGTCGACTTGTTGGCCCCATGTATCTGCAGGTCGACTTGTTGGCCCTATGTATCTGCAGGTCGACTTGTTGGCCCTATGTATCTGCAGGTCGACTTGTTGGCCCTATGTATCTGCAGGTCGACTTGTTGGCCCCATGTATCTGCAGGTCGACTTGTTGGCCCTATGTATCTGCAGGTTGACTTGTTGGCCCTATGTATCTGCAGGTTGACTTGTTGGCCCTATGTATCTGCAGGTTGACTTGTTGGCCCTATGTATCTGCAGGTTGACTTGTTGGCCCTATGTATCTGCAGGTTGACTTGTTGGCCCTATGTATCTGCAGGTCGACTTGTTGGCCCCATGTATCTGCAGGTTGACTTGTTGGCCCTATGTATCTGCAGGTCGACTTGTTGGCCCTATGTATCTGCAGGTTGACTTGTTGGCCCTATGTATCTGCAGGTTGACTTGTTGGCCCTATGTATCTGCAGGTCGACTTGTTGGCCCTATGTATCTGCAGGTCGACTTGTTGGCCCCATGTATCTGCAGGTTGACTTGTTGGCCCTATGTATCTGCAGGTCGACTTGTTGGCCCTATGTATCTGCAGGTTGACTTGTTGGCCCTATGTATCTGCAGGTTGACTTGTTGGCCCTATGTATCTGCAGGTTGACTTGTTGGCCCTATGTATCTGCAGGTTGACTTGTTGGCCCTATGTATCTGCAGGTCGACTTGTTGGCCCTATGTATCTGCAGGTCGACTTGTTGGCCCCATGTATCTGCAGGTCGACTTGTTGGCCCTATGTATCTGCAGGTCGACTTGTTGGCCCTATGTATCTGCAGGTCGACTTGTTGGCCCTATGTATCTGCAGGTCGACTTGTTGGCCCCATGTATCTGCAGGTCGACTTGTTGGCCCTATGTATCTGCAGGTCGACTTGTTGGCCCTATGTATCTGCAGGTTGACTTGTTGGCCCTATGTATCTGCAGGTTGACTTGTTGGCCCTATGTATCTGCAGGTTGACTTGTTGGCCCTATGTATCTGCAGGTTGACTTGTTGGCCCTATGTATCTGCAGGTCGACTTGTTGGCCCCATGTATCTGCAGGTTGACTTGTTGGCCCTATGTATCTGCAGGTCGACTTGTTGGCCCTATGTATCTGCAGGTTGACTTGTTGGCCCTATGTATCTGCAGGTTGACTTGTTGGCCCTATGTATCTGCAGGTCGACTTGTTGGCCCCACGTATCTGCAGGTTGACTTGTTGGCCCTATGTATCTGCAGGTCGACTTGTTGGCCCCACGTATCTGCAGGTTGACTTGTTGGCCCTATGTATCTGCAGGTCGACTTGTTGGCCCTATGTATCTGCAGGTCGACTTGTTGGCCCTATGTATCTGCAGGTCGACTTGTTGGCCCCATGTATCTGCAGGTTGACTTGTTGGCCCTATGTATCTGCAGGTTGACTTGTTGGCCCTATGTATCTGCAGGTCGACTTGTTGGCCCCATGTATCTGCAGGTTGACTTGTTGGCCCTATGTATCTGCAGGTCGACTTGTTGGCCCTATGTATCTGCAGGTTGACTTGTTGGCCCTATGTATCTGCAGGTTGACTTGTTGGCCCTATGTATCTGCAGGTCGACTTGTTGGCCCCACGTATCTGCAGGTTGACTTGTTGGCCCTATGTATCTGCAGGTCGACTTGTTGGCCCCACGTATCTGCAGGTCGACTTGTTGGCCCCATGTATCTGCAGGTCGACTTGTTGGCCCCATGTATCTAAGCAAATGACAAATACGTCAAGACTTGCTGCCACTACTTCACGTTGTACAACAGTTACTTGAGTGACACAGAGTTTGCTTGCTACTTCACATTGTACAACAGTTACTTGAGTGACACAGAGGTTGCTTGCTACTTCACATTGTACAACAGTTACTTGAGTGACACAGAGGTTACTTGCTACTTTTAGGATGAGTCAAAAAGAGAAGTCAAAAGCAACAGTTGGCGAAACAACCAAGGCAATCATTATCTACAATGACGGCTGTGGGTACCAGAACCGCAGTTTAATAGTCTTGGGAAACGCCCATCTTTACTTTGCAGTCAGTCAAGGAAAAGTCgttttccaaaagtttcctgagAAAGGTCATATACCTGGATGAAAGTGGACTCTGTACACCCAGctatcaaaaacaaactaaGGAGAAGGCAGGAAGTCTGGCCTGCCGAATACCTCTGCAAGAAAAAGGCAACCTTACAAAGTTGTCCAGGTGGACCACGCATTCTTCAAGGACTTTCTTGATCTCAGACACTTCTGGGGATTCACAATTGGTGGATATTCGCAGTCCGAAGTACCTGCCTGACGGTACTTGTCGCTAAAAGCTCATCTATTCTGAGGAGTGGCGGCCTTTTTAACAAAAAAGAAGGAGAGCACATGGTGAGCCCGATATCACCCCCAGCTCTACACAGTACGCCCGATACCATCCCCAGCTCTACACACTACGCCCGATATCATCCCCCAGCTCTACACAGTACGGCTGACCATCAAAGACAAAGCGGCAGAACCTTCAGCATGTCAAGGTTTTTCCAGTAGATTCATGCCAATACTATGATGGTCTACCCCATGGTCGTTAAGCTCTGCATTCTCATGAGTGGTCATCCTGCATAactactatactgttcaaaaaaagaaacgcatagttgctacttgccaaatgtgttttatttttcaaaaaaattaacagaaaatccaatatttagattatttgtttgaaatttggtatggacacagttgaatgcacacacagttcatttgcatcttcaaatcaatcagtcaatcaatacgattgggtgccgaggctgtcaagtcagtagggggtgtgactgccttgagcagcaacaactgcccggcaccttctgggcatggactggatcagatgccggatgtcttgctgtgggatggtgtcccactcctcctgaagtgcctgcaatagatcgcggtgatttgccggcgcttcttctcgcctgcgcacacgtctgtccaattcatcccagaggtgttctatcgggttcatgtctggcgacatggatggccagggaagcacctggacaaggtggtcggtgaggaactgggtggtgagtcgtgctgtgtgcgggcgagcgttgtcctgctggaatatggcatcctggtcagccagaagaggaagggcatgtgggcgcagaatttcctccacgtatcgctgggcagttatgcgcccttggacgtgcaccagggtgctccttccagcggtattgatcgccccccacaccatgacgcctccaccaccatgaacgggtgcctcatccacacagttgggcgcgtaacgttcgtttactctccggtagaccctcctccgaccatcatgtcgctggagcaggaagtaggactcgtcgctgaaccacacgtgtctccagtgattccggacggtccagcgaaggtgctggttgccccactgcactcggttctggcgatggcggcgggtgaggacagctcctctgtgaggtctgcgagctctcaaaccagcttcatgcaggcggttccgcacggtctggtccgataatcggtgtggcccggggagagcctggacagaagatgaggccgacaggaaacgattccggaggtggcggagccgtatgaagcggtcgtgagcagcagttgtcgcccttggtcttcccgctcgtggcaagtcagcaacggagccagtggcttgaaacctgacccacagtctactgatggtgctctgggacacgtggaagtgcctggcgattgcactttgactttggcctgcttgtaaacgacccaatgcaatttggcggtcttctctgctcaatcgggccatctttcgtcgctgaattgtcgtctgatttctttgtggcgaacaatccgcttttatgggttttggaagacatggtgagagctcaatattccccgagtttcacgagattacactgaagcatgacgagtggtcatgccaaatgagcaattttgacattgtagccactgataacgcatgcgtcacgtgcagagctcacttgtggcaatggacgaaaggtcgacgaccagataaacattttctgcagtttggtggatatccttgtagccatataactaaattaaccaaatattacaagctatgcgtttctttttttgaacagtatagctgTTCAAGGACATTTAGATGACAATTTCACTCAAACTAAGATATCTCATTGTTTTCAAGGAATACCCTGTTTTCTGTGCATACAAAAAGGCTCTTGTATGTTTACGCTTCCCTGCAAGTAAATGTTATGTACTAATGAGCTTCAGTTTACACTTGTTTTTATGTGTTAATTGAAAAGGTTGCAAGGAGACTGTAAGGAAATTTTACACAAGAATGAGTATACATCGGTTtgtacaatcaaaaaacaaatgaaaattgtgacaaaagaacgattgtgtgtttactgcgttttttaaatattgctttcgtcttttttgttctttggcTATGTTAGAAAACCTTGTAAGTCTTCAAGTTTGGTcgggttttaaaaaagaaaaacttgtatcttgcaattttgttgaatatcgtgcgttttaacccttacactggtgcaattctgtaacacatgttacatagccactggtgaattaacaataacagagagaaaaataacaaaaaacggtcatcaggcatgaaaactgaaaaaaaaaaaatactgaaaaaaaaattcgaaggcgcatagcgccaagtttcgcaggcgcgaagcgccaagacttctaggggggtccgggggcatgctcccccggaatttAGTTTTTTCAAGGGttcaatttggtgcaatctggggttatctgagccttaaaattggattcaaacatggccccaaaactattttactataactatgactaggaaaaaaaaaaaaaaaaaggaaaaatacggggggaaaaaaaacccggtttatttttttcaaaaatacggaaaatacggagattTTTCATGCCTGGTGAgtggtcatataggttttcgcagccatgggaggtaatcggaaccggacaaacagactgagccagtagctcgacatatgtcgtgacaaccaggtgacatgacaaccaggtgacagtatacgtaaagtagcgcgacatatgtcgcgacaaccagcctaagggttaattgTCACCAACACTATTTAATGACACACagtaatttgtttgtgtttgtagatCATGTGCAGAAAAAATTGGCTTATTTTGATGACAAGTTATTTTTCAAAgacgttttttgtgtttttctcgaaACTCTAAAAATCGATTTACGGGGTTTCAACCGGACAAGGACGATATATGGCTCTTTGAGTGAaagaccccctcaaaaatggccgcaaaacgtgcggTTTTTTGCCTCCGAAACGGTcgacacctaccgcctttgacaaaaggctacataaagactagagaaataaggtgcataaaacaaaatgttctgaacaggaaattgaatgacctttccaatggttgtcacaagtgttttgtttaattgtgcatattctgattttttgcagattttaaaatacggagctatggtttttgtcaggtctatttaaggggtgaccttgtttgacaggctgtcacgggatgcttttacaaagtaccatcaatcggacaaatgatatgaacagctgacataattaccttttgagcatataaagttcagctaaaatgaattgcgttttaatgcttttttTAGCGTGCGAAATTgtttgcaataatttgttggccaagtttagttatGTAATTGATATATAGTGGCTTCTAACAGAACAAAAATTGTAAGAACTCCGTCTTCTTGTTCTAACCCATCAGGTAGCCTTGCTGAGTTGCTCAGTAACTGACacatgtaccgtatttgacagactacaagccgcgactttaaaaaaaaaaaatcgcattgtggcttataaaaagatgcagctaaaacgttacctaaacttgaatagcattcacctaatggaagtcgccacggattttcatttcgctcgattagcgattaccggtactttattagctctctactcaagactctgcgcttttctctttctttcgcgaatcttcgtttgtcaacaagtcgtcgtgacaagatagcgtacagagaaacaccgcgcgcgagattttgtttttttgtgtctcgcgatagttggaggagcaagagccgccatgttgtgttttcgtctgctcgaaatgtgcgcaaaagtcgtaaatcatcccaaaaaagcttcttctgggcgggactacatgtgtgtgttggttacaaattgtgtgtgtgtgatatttttcttcaaactttttcacttttcttctttgtttcacttgtttattctcggagccgatttcgccaaataccgtactttcgtttgcctggttgttttgattgattgacacgatctgattatatttttttcgacggcggctaatatagtgacgcggcctatccaggtttcccaattgcttcgtttccggccgatttatgtggagcatgtgatgcgcacaaaaaatattggcggtctagaagtgtcgtctgcgcaatgatcgcggcggtgcccgcggctttcttgaccgccaaggacgaccgggcacgttgtgatacgtcattcgttagacctcaatacgtggctcgtcccaaattttttgttaaagtcgggggtgcggcttataaaacggtgcatcttgtaatccgtcaaatacggtacacacAAAGGTCAACAATGaacaagggcaaagcccatacgactcacatgcttgaccttgaccttagcaatgacatcatacactaagaactgctttacacatttttcctaccaaaatacatgtgaccttgaccttgctgttaattcaagacataggaagtacaatggtgcttattggctctttctaccatgagatatggtcacttttagtggttcactaccttattttggtcacatttcataagggtcaaagtgaccttgaccttgatcatatgtgaccaaatgtgtctcatgatgaaagcataacatgtgccccacataatttttaaagtttgaaacagttatcttccatagttcagggtcaaggtcacttcaaaatatgtatacaatccaactttgaagagctcctgtgaccttgaccttgaagcaaggtaaaccaaactggtatcaaaagatggggcttactttgccctatatatcttatataggtgaggtattgaatctcaaaaacttcagagaaaatgggaaaaatgtgaaaaatagctgttttttaggcaacatttatggcccctgcgaccttgaccttgaagcaaggtcaagatgctatgtatgttttttggggccttgtcatcatacaccatcttgccaaatttggtactgatagactgaatagtgtccaagaaatatccaacgttaaagttttccggacgtccggacggacggacgactcgggtgagtacatagactcacttttgcttcgcatgtgagtcaaaaacttgCACATCTACAcctactttctttttttaatctgaCGTATTAATTGGTCTGTATACCCTGGCGGTTTGACCGTCcaatagttttgacatgtaagGGTCTTCTGACCATCAATTTTCCTACTTAGTGAACAAAGCCAGGACTGACATTTTCAGTCCAGGTTCAATTGACTTGTGCTCTGAGGTTATTTTGAACAACATCATACTAGCTGTTCTTGTGGTTgagcaggcctgaaagtggcaagtattttactcgccatggcgagtataCATGTAActggtgagtagaaatgttcatctactcgccaaatgtgagtaaagttgctgaaacaaattgttggtttggctggtcaagtttgctctctggctagtacattttcaggaTTGCTAGCCAtgcaaaggcgagtacaccatttgttggactttcagggctgtggAGGCTGGTAGCTTGTGcataactacacacacacacacacagacacacacacacacccaaacacacactatGACTATATGATATATCATTAAAAAATAACGACTTACTTTTTCGGATAAAGCTTGTGTATCAGCTCACGAATGAGCCAGCGCAACGGATGGAAAGTGACAATAGCCACGAATAAGCCCTTCTGCTGCGCGTGCTGCAACAAATCACGCATGCAAGGACGCACGTGCGTCGTCAACTCTTCTACGGAGCTGTGCCACTCTCCATGCGTGTGAATGCCGATAAACGTCAAGTCGAAATCCAGTGCTAAGAGTTTGATGCCTTTGGATAGAATGGCATCCACAAGTCGTTCAACCTTCTGTTTGTTCTCGCTCCCGTGTCTGTGGGGCAGACATCCTGCCATCATGCGCTTCGCTGGAGCGAAACCTCTCGCGGTACGCCCCGTGCATTGAAGACTCGGTGTCTGCCCTCGCCGCTCGAAAACAGACCGTGAGTTCAGGAATTTCTCGCCGCAACTCTCCTGCATGAGGTCAGTGTTGTTTGGTTTGTGGGCACGGAATGCTCGGAGTGACTTCCCGTGGCATTTCCGCTGTGTATGGATTCGCGGTCACTTCCGCTCAAAGGCCACATGGTGTGCACAAAAatggacaaaacaaaaaatctatTTGAAGTAAAGTGAAATATCAGGGAATTGTTCATGATTTTATCAAAAACCTAATTAATCCATCTTTCTGTAAACTAATCCGCAGAAGGAGCGACCTACTTTTTCACCCGTGACCTTGATCGGGTCGGGTAATCCCATGTTAAAATAGAACTTAGTAATGCTGCCTGTCTgctgattggttgaaactgaccAAGTGCTGGCTTGTCGTTTCTTGGCAGGGACCGCACCCCCCTTCGACCAACAAGCAGTGAGTGTAACTTTACTCTTATTATAAGCTTGCAGGTAAAAAAGACAAATGCCAGTTTTAATGCAAAGATTAACCTTGTGCTCATTATACTGGGTTGATATGCCATGTCAAGCCGGTCTGTCAAAACAAAAGGTGTGCGCGATCGGCGTGCGAAAACAAGCCGAAGAACACGGAAACCATGTATCGTTGGCGTTGCAGACGATTGTTGGCGGCAGCAAGCCGTCTACTGCTTCAAGCTAGCAGGTGTTGATGCTTGGAATTCCTTGGCTAGGTAATTTTCACACTGTCTACGTGCTGTAGCCACAGTCGTTGCAGACAGAGAGGTTGAATAGAGGAATAAgtactaaggcctaaaaaaaaaaaaggtgtggttacggtaacccgacctaccctatttttaggggctgaccctataactttttattacaattgtcaaaaaaacccacaaaaaccaagaaaacgagtgcagaaaacgcaatgaaagcgaaagcgcccgagtcgcacacttatttcgctgtcaagtaggtttaatttgtacacattagacaaaaagtttaaaaaaaaaagtgattgcgcattgcctaccttcctaccctattttttatatttagtcaagttttgactaaatattttaacatcgagggggaatcgaaacgagggtcgtggtgtatgtgcgtgtgtgtgtgtgtctgtgtgtgtgtgtgtgtgtgtagagcgattcagactaaactactggaccgatctttatgaaatttgacatgagagttcctgggtatgaaatccccgaacgtttttttcatttttttgataaatgtctttgatgacgtcatatccggcttttcgtgaaagttgaggcggcactgtcacgccctcatttttcaaccaaattggttgaaattttggtcaagtaatcttcgacgaagcccggacttcggtattggatttcagcttggtggcttaaaaattaattaatgactttggtcattaaaaatctgaaaattgtaaaaaaaaataaaaatttataaaacgatccaaatttacgtttatcttattctccatcatttgctgattccaaaaacatataaatatgttatattcggattaaaaacaagctctgaaaattaaatatataaaaattattatcaaaattaaattgtcgaaatcaatttaaaaacactttcatcttattccttgtcggttcctgattccaaaaacatatagatatgatatgtttggattaaaaacacgctcagaaagttaaaacaaagagaggtacataaaagcatgctatccttcttagcgcaactactaccccgctcttcttgtcaatttcactgcctttgccatgagcggtggactgacgatgctacgagtatacggtcttgctgaaaaatggcattgcgttcagtttcattctgtgagttcgacagctacttgactaaatattgtattttcgccttacgcgacttgttttggatatgttaccgtaaccacacctttttttttttttggcctaagaaaaGGGAGCAGAATTTAGccgcatttttttttacattgcaTTTTGTGTAAGGTAACAAGCAAGCAGATTTTTGTGATGGTTTCTACgaattcctctctctctctttctctctctctctctctcacacacacacccacccacacagacacacccctaaacacacacacgttgaaTATGGCAACCACTACAGCAATCTCATCTGTGTGCAAACATTATATTTATTGGCCATGCTTTTTAATATTTCCATATTAACAGATTTAACAGTTGCCATGGTTTGCTTATCCTGCATCCATTCA
Encoded proteins:
- the LOC138976892 gene encoding uncharacterized protein, which encodes MQESCGEKFLNSRSVFERRGQTPSLQCTGRTARGFAPAKRMMAGCLPHRHGSENKQKVERLVDAILSKGIKLLALDFDLTFIGIHTHGEWHSSVEELTTHVRPCMRDLLQHAQQKGLFVAIVTFHPLRWLIRELIHKLYPKKIAKHIYLQAMSHTQARRGSDDYVGKVNHIQKVVEEIAREEGVTINKREILLLDDDMANVQAAINFGHRSMQVQVQDKEINYSTLDSFERMLRIAG